In Zingiber officinale cultivar Zhangliang chromosome 9B, Zo_v1.1, whole genome shotgun sequence, the genomic window gtgCTGATCGGACCCTGGACCGATCACAgggagctctgatcggtccccgggaccgatcaggatacgcacagagagttgggcaactctctgtaagcgttctgatcggtctggggaccgatcagcatagagcctgatcggtcccatgaccgatcagaagaaccctggaccgatcaggatgaagcctgatcggtccacgtcctagccgttgggtagcaacggctagtttcttctgtgtcttcttcgcaggttataaaagggattgaggagctactgttctcatctattcttcctcttctttctactgagctgctgctgggcttttgagctttgttgagttccgaagcttcgtgtgagcttcttcaactgggttcctgctgttgtaggcgtctcgtgaagttgctgcttcaaccagtcgacgagaaggcaagcgtgtttgttttacattcatattgtcttgtgcttctttgtattttgtgtacttctatcttgctgttacaagagttattgtggcgaggtttctccacccacaaggagtatatattagccggttctccggggactcatccaccgacggattgataggcttcgtccaccttacggacacgccgaggagtaggagtttcatctccaaacctcgttacatcgacgcgtattgaggtttgatttcttgtcttcgtttcttgtttttatttccgctgcgctaaccctagtttgtagaaagaaacgcgaagatttggggtcggctattcacaccccccctctctagccgcgatatCGATCCTAAcaaagggatcagcgatgttagcctctgtgggtactctgtaaattttcacatctcctctatcgatgatctctcgaatgagatggaagcgccgtagtatgtgtttgatccgctggtgtgagcgaggttccttagcctgtgtaattgctccattgttgtcacaataaacactacaacaaaaatgactttccGCAACGCATCATCAACAGCGTGCAATTAAAGCATgccgttaataatagtttttacggcGTGCCTAATTATGTGTGCTGcggataatataatatatatataaatgacagCGTGCAGAAAAAGTATGCTGTTAATACACCTTTCTACGGCGTACAAAGTGCGCTGTTATAACATAATTATTAACAGCGCGTGGAGCGCgctgttaataattattatagATATAAATAATGGCGtaaaaaaaaatgctttgaatagATATTATTTACGATGTTAATAAACTTTTTTCTACAACGTGCAAAGTGCgctgttaaaatttaatattaacagCGCGCGGAGCGCgctattaataattattttatatataaataacaGCGTACAAAAAATGTATGCTgtgaataaatattataaaatattagcaGCATGCAATATGCGCtgttaataattttcaaaattttctaaatatttaacCAAAAATTTATCGCTGAAACAAACCTCCCGCGAATATTTTTCCGCACATCCTATCTGCCCGCGAAACATCTTCTCACGCCCGAAACATATCTCACGCCCGAACTCCCCCGAACTGCCGAAAGCCTAAAATCGCGACTACCTCTTCACTCGTTGGTCGGAACCTCCCTGCCGCAGCTCCTCTCAGCCAACATCTTCGCCCATCTTCTCTCCGTGGAAGCCTTCTCCGGCGAAGCCCTCCTCCTCAACCGAAGCCCTCCTCCTCAGCCGAAGCCCTCCTCCTCAATCGAAGCCCTAGCCGAAACCCTCCATCtcagccgaagccctagccgaagccctcctcctcagccgaagccctcctcctcaaccgaagccctagccgaagccctcctcctcagctgaagccctcttcctcacgcGAACTATCTCCGCCAAAACCTCTCTGCCGCAACCCTAAATCCTCTCTATCGAACATCTCGGCCCATCTTCTCTCAGACGAAGAGCTCTCCGGCGAAGCCCTCTCATCCGAAGCCCTTTCGTCCGAAGCTCTCCACTGAATCAAACATCTTCTTCGATCCTTCCGTTTCTCAGGTTgaaatttctttttgtttttcttgttttaTGTTGAACATCTACAACTTGTGTTGCTGAGGATTCTTGTTTGTTGATTGATTTCAATCATAAGAGTTTGGATTTGAGGAAATTTTAGGTTTCTCAAGTAGGCTGGGAGATTGTGAACAGATTTGGGAGATTGTAAGGGTCCCTATATTGCTCGTGTTGCTGTGATGCTCCGATTTGTTTTTGGAACAGATTTGGGGGGTTTTGTGGAATTAATTTTGTTGCGTTGTGCATTGTCTTCAAGAGGGTTAATTGATTCATGACAACTTTTATTTTGATGACTACGATTTCGATAAATTTATAAATGatgttgtagtttagttttctgtttttGCCTGGTTCTGTTATGGTGAGAGCAGTAAGGGTGGTGATGTGGTATTTTTTTCCTTAATGGGTAGATCTGCTCTATGTTCCATGCCAGTTTCAATTCTTGTGATCTGTCCTCTATTtcattatgcatgatttataatttgACCCACTTAGTTGGTATATGTCTTACCTTGGCAAATGACCCACTTAATATGCCTTTTTTCACCTTCAATATTGCAATTTGCACTCTCcccattttattttctttcaactttcattttcttttatgtatattaaataaatatataaatcttATTTTGTATTAAACATGAAATATTTGTATGTTAGGGTTTGGGTCATTTACGAAATGGATAAGGAATGGATACatttgccttcaaggcttgtaccTGAGTATGAAGAAGGTGTACAAAAATTTCTTACACAAGCTAAGAAATATGCCAAAACACGTGAAGTAATCTTATGCCCTTGCAAGCATTGTAAAAACAAAaagtatatgaaatttgaccaagtgtaCGATCACTTAATTATTAAGGGGTTTGATCCTTCTTACACTATTTGGGTCTTCCATGGAGAAACTTATAACCGACAATATCAAGGTGAAGGTAGTTCAGGAGAAATTCAGAAAGATGATGAAAGTAGAGAGGCATATCACTTATATAAGGATGCCTTTGTGCCAGAAGAAGAGGTTGGATACACTATGTCTGAGGCAAAAGATAACGACTTTGCTAGTTTATTAGAAGATGCAGAAACTCCCCTCTTCCCTGGTTGCACATCTTACACAAAGTTATCAGCAGTCGTCACATTATACAATTACAAGTCTACTAATGGTCACACAGACAATAGTTTCAATGAGCTCCTTAAGATCTTAGGTGACATGCTTCCAGAAAAAAACACACTTCCAGAAACTGTTTACTCGATGAGAAAATTGTTAAAACCATTTGATTTAGGATATGAGAAGATTCATGCTTGCCCAAATGATTGTTGTCTATTTCGAAAGGAGCTTAAAAATCTGGATACGTGTCCAAAGTGTGGTTCATCAAGATGGAAGGTGGACAAAATCACCACCAAAGTTTTTAAAAGGGTTCCAGAAAAGGTGCTACGGTATTTTCCGGTGATACCAAGATTTAAAAGGATgtttaaatcaaaagaaaaagctgAAGAGTTGATTTGGCACTCCAACCACAAAAGTCAAGATCACATGATGCGTCATCCAGTTGATTCAGTAGCTTGGGATACAATAAATCACAAATGGCCAGATTTTGCATCAAATCCTAGAAATCTGCGCCTTGGCCTTGTAACCGATGGATTCAACCCTTTTGGCGACCTTAGTTctagatatagttgttggcccGTTATTTTGGTAAATTATAACCTTCCTCCATTGATGTGCATGATGAAAGAAAATCTTATGTTGACATTACTAATTCCAGGTCCAAAGCAACCGGGAAATGATATAGATGTATACTTGGAACCCCTTATCGAGGATTTAAATGAGTTGTGGGAGACAGGTGTAGAGACGTATGATGCATTCAGCAAGTCAATGTTCAATCTAAAGGCTATTTTGatgtggacaatcaatgattttccagcTTATGGAAACCTAGCTGGATGTGCCACAAAAGGGAAACTTGGTTGCCAATATGTGGGGAAGACGTATGTTCTATGTGGCTTAAGTATAGCAGGAAGTTTGCATATATGGGCCACAGAAGATTTCTTTCTCCTAATCACCCATTTCGTCAGAAAAAGAAGTGGTTTAatggaaaaaaagaaagaaaagggaaacctaGACCTTTGAATGGGTTAGAAATTCTCAATGCAATGATAGATATTGAAAAGGACTGGGGTAAAAATAAAAAGGATGTGAATGTCAATACTTCggggaaaaagaggaagaaacaaaatagttcaaaagaaatgcaAAAATCTATTCAACAGTGGAAGAAAAAGTCAATCTTTTTCAATTTGCCATATTGGAGTGTAAGTTATTTTGCACTCTATTCATTAGTTTTTTTCCATTTTAAATTTTCATAACTAACATTATGAAACATGTTGATGGTTACTTGTAGGGGCTCCTATTACGTCATaacttagatgtgatgcatgttgaaaagAACGTTTGCGAGAATATCATAGGCACACTATTAAATCTAAAGAAAAAATCCAAAGATGGTGTGAATGCTCGCAAAGATTTGATGCACTTAAACATTAGAAAAGAATTACATcctcaagaaaaaggagaaaataaatatCACTTGCCTGCTGCACCGTACATGTTGTCTAAAAAAGAAATGGATGTATTTTGCTCCAggttgaagaaaataaagttacCCGATGGCTATAGCTCAAATATTGGTAACTGTATTTCTTTAGAAGAGCGTAAGCTTAATGGGCTGAAATCTCATGATTGTCATGttctaatgcaacaattgctatcAGTAGCATTGAGAAATCTTCTACCGAAAGGTCCACGTAATGCTATATTTCTGCTTGGTTCATTTTTCAATGAATTATGTCAAAGAGTGTTAGACAGGAATCGTTTAGAAGCACTAGAGGAGAATATTGCTGAAACTTTATGCATGTTGGAAAGATATTTTCCACCTGCCTTCTTTACCATCTCGGTTCATTTGACAATTCATTTAGCAAGAGAGGCTCGCTTGTGTGGGCCAGTCCAATTCcgttggatgtatccatttgaaaggtaataaataataatttagttTTTCTATCAATGGTTCtttcatgtaatttttttttatgatttagaTTTATGAAAACACTAAAAGGGTATGTGAAGAATCGAGCAAGGCCAGAAGGTTGCATAGCTGAGTGTTACCTCACAGAAGAACGAATGATATTTTGTAGCGCTTATATAAAAAAGGCTTCTAATATTGGTGTTCGTTTAAATCGGAATGATGATTTGGATAATGGATTAGTGGAGGGTCGTCCAATTtctcaaggaaaagaaaagattttagaaGATGACATGCTGCAAATCGCACATCGATATGTGTTGTTTAATACTGCAGAAGTTGAACCTTACTTGCAGTGAGTGTAATTAATTGCATACTATATTAGTCTTGATGTATTACATATTTTGTATATTCTAATATCTACATTCAATGATTTTCAATAGGATGCACATCGAGGAGCTTAAACAAACAGATAGTCGTTTCTCAAGTAATGAAACATTGTTACAAAAGCAACATATGGAAACATTTGCTGAATGGTTATCAAAACATGTTCCTTTTAACTCTTCAGGCCGAATTCAATGGCTAGCATATGGTCCAAGAAAGCATGTTACATCTTATACGGGTTATATTATAAATGGACATCGGTTCCACACAATTGATGTTGAAAGGTCGACACAAGATAGTGGAGTTTCGATTGAAGCCGATACTGTTTGTCAATCCAATGCTAATGATTATTCACATACAGTAAAAAGACTATCATACTATGGAGTTATACGAGACATTATTTTACTAGACTACTATTCTTTCAAAGTACCTATTTTTAGGTGTGATTGGGCCAATCATGGAAATGGTATCAAAATGGAAGATGGCTTTACACTGGTTAACTTACACCAAGgactaaaaacttttgaaaatgatcctttcattttagcatcacaagccaagcaagtattctattctagggacaatgatgaatcaaattggtatgTGTTGCTAAAAGCACCGCCTCGAGGTATTTATAACATGAATGTGGTTGAAGCAGATGCCTATACATCATCAACACCTCTTGACGTGTCCCAACTTGAAATTAACATTACCGAGAAAGAACCATATGCAAGGAATGAGTGTGAGGGAATTGATGTGACTGAGACATGACTGAAATTTTGAGATGTAGAttttatagttatttatttcAATTGATAAATGTTCTTCTCAATTTATATAATTCTATATTACTGTTGCAATATATTTGTCTACATAATTACTGTGTTTGTTTATATTCATTatgtcatattatatgtttgatcaaTTCATTATATAGCATTCAAAAAGATGGGCAAAAAGAGCAAAAAGCATAGCTTAGCATCTCCAAATGAAATTCAGGtgatattttactctttcaaaaatcTTAGTTTTAGTAAATAAACTACACTTGTACAtttcaatatatatttttgttattttacagGAAACTATAGCATCACATGATTTGCATGGTGAAGAACAAATTAATGATGACAAACCTCATAAGAAAAAGGGAAGGGGTCCGTCCAAACTCAAAATGGTTAGTGGCCAAGACAAGTGCAAAGAGTTGGAGCGTAATGAGTTAGGACAACCGATTGGAGATAATTCGGTAAAGTATGCTTCTTTTCTAGGGTGCATGATTAAGGAATTTGTTCCATATACATTGGATGGATGGAATGAAATAGGTGAAGAAGTAAAGGATAGGATGTGGAGTTGTCTTCAGGTAATATCTTCAGACACTAcatttttcatttccattttctataacaaaatgtatatatattttcaTGTTTATTAATGTACAGCTGAATTATAAAGTTGAAGATTGGGAaaagaaagtaatttttcaaaagttagctAAATTGTGGCGTGATAGAAAATCCAAATTGCAAATACTTGTATGAGAAGTTAATACAGGTCGAGCGGCTTCACGAGATCTCAATCTTTTGAAGCCTGAATTTATGGAGCAAAATCAATGGgacttgtttgtgaagaagacacTATCAACTACCTTTCAAGTAAGTATTTATTAACTTTAATTAGTTTTTTGAAGGAGATGTATAAGCTTAAATCAATGGGCTATTCTTGTatgatttgttttgttttgtgtgATCTGAGTGgattttgaggtggataccagggGTGTGAGGTCTTCGCACACTATACCAGTGCATTTGTCAAGTATAGTGTGCCATTTATTTTAATGCATAGATGTTTATTATTAAATGAAGTATGCTCACCATTTGTTATATGTACCAATGACGTGGTTGCAACACTAAGAAATGGACCTAGCTTTTGTCATGACTAAGAAATCTACCCAGCATATTGTAATTATTTATATGGTTCTACTGCATATTGTAATTAAATTGCATATTGCAATCCTATTATTTCTTCATTGACGTGATTACAATGAATTCTTTATGTGGTTCTACTGCATATTGACGTAATTCTACTGCATATTGCAATCTTGTTAATTGCAATTTAGAATTCTACTGCATATTGTAATTCTACTGCATATTGCAATCCTATTATTTCTTCATTGACGTGATCATTTTGTCCTGTTCACATATATTGAGGATAAAAGGGGGTTTTCTCTTTTTGAGTTCATGTCTGGTTTCTTTGGAATGCTATGATTTAATGCTATGATTTTTAGACAACATGAATGAGCAGTAGCTATGATTTATGATGACTAAAAATACTTGTAATAAATGTCTTATTAATGCTAAATGTAAAATAAATGTCTTGATTTGTTTGGTAAATGTCAGGAAAAGAGTGCGAGATTTAGAGCAATGCGAGAAAAACAAGATCACAATCACACGATGAGCCGGAGAGGTTATGCTCGTTTGGCTCACATTatggtaaatattatttttaatacttttaaattaattattgaatattgtttctaacttttttttctaatatttctatATCTAAGGAAAAAACAAGTCCGCCAGATACACAAATTACAAGATCACAAGTTTGGATTTCaggtcacaagaaaaaaaatggggaACCTAGTACTCAATCAGTTGGAGAGAAAATGGTAATAAATTTATGTCTTTTTTATTTGAAGAAGCTCATAAGAAAAAAATTGGGTAACTTaaatttgttattttcttaaaatttaacttttttatttGTAGAAAGAAATACAAGAATGTCCACCAGAATCTCAAAAGACTACTAACATTGCTGATGATGCAATTAGCATTGTGTTTGGCAAGGAAACAAGAGGTAGAGTGCGTGGATTGGGCTTTGGAGTTACACCATCAAAAGTTGGAGCTTCTGTGCAACAAAATCAAACTGTTAAACAACTCCAAGCTATGGTACATAACCTTcaacaagaaatgcaagaaatgaagTCTATGTTTTACAAAGTATGAGGCAACAGAATCAACAAGAACAGGTTAGTAATTAAACAACAtacataaaataagttaatttggaATCTACACTTATATGTTGCCATTGTTTGACacaatttatttgtaaaattagGTTGGCAGTGGTGGCATTGGTAGTGGTATTGGGAACGAAGTTGGTAGCAATTGTGATATCAATGATG contains:
- the LOC122023011 gene encoding uncharacterized protein LOC122023011; this encodes MDKEWIHLPSRLVPEYEEGVQKFLTQAKKYAKTREVILCPCKHCKNKKYMKFDQVYDHLIIKGFDPSYTIWVFHGETYNRQYQGEGSSGEIQKDDESREAYHLYKDAFVPEEEVGYTMSEAKDNDFASLLEDAETPLFPGCTSYTKLSAVVTLYNYKSTNGHTDNSFNELLKILGDMLPEKNTLPETVYSMRKLLKPFDLGYEKIHACPNDCCLFRKELKNLDTCPKCGSSRWKVDKITTKVFKRVPEKVLRYFPVIPRFKRMFKSKEKAEELIWHSNHKSQDHMMRHPVDSVAWDTINHKWPDFASNPRNLRLGLVTDGFNPFGDLSSRYSCWPVILVNYNLPPLMCMMKENLMLTLLIPGPKQPGNDIDVYLEPLIEDLNELWETGVETYDAFSKSMFNLKAILMWTINDFPAYGNLAGCATKGKLGCQYVGKTYVLCGLSIAGNIEKDWGKNKKDVNVNTSGKKRKKQNSSKEMQKSIQQWKKKSIFFNLPYWSGLLLRHNLDVMHVEKNVCENIIGTLLNLKKKSKDGVNARKDLMHLNIRKELHPQEKGENKYHLPAAPYMLSKKEMDVFCSRLKKIKLPDGYSSNIGNCISLEERKLNGLKSHDCHVLMQQLLSVALRNLLPKGPRNAIFLLGSFFNELCQRVLDRNRLEALEENIAETLCMLERYFPPAFFTISVHLTIHLAREARLCGPVQFRWMYPFERFMKTLKGYVKNRARPEGCIAECYLTEERMIFCSAYIKKASNIGVRLNRNDDLDNGLVEGRPISQGKEKILEDDMLQIAHRYVLFNTAEVEPYLQMHIEELKQTDSRFSSNETLLQKQHMETFAEWLSKHVPFNSSGRIQWLAYGPRKHVTSYTGYIINGHRFHTIDVERSTQDSGVSIEADTV